From the genome of Torulaspora globosa chromosome 2, complete sequence, one region includes:
- the HSL7 gene encoding protein arginine N-methyltransferase (ancestral locus Anc_3.399) yields MGSNVFVGVKLPGNSSGEFGERYATDPSRVSKLPSNYDYVLLPITNARYRENVRSQFENFQQQRRAVSECVLKIKEPQLQELCIPPFNPGRKNDGPAFIGLLSSWLELENADNSVRELCYQVLLNECRYARFVGIDKLIVAPPRKLSELHRYSQVISRLLNDETVSAYPRLTLSVSLPLYEDSDPLATWELWHTVRKLCSYHPSLTISLAVPRIRTPSHVLNRWLSEPVSCLLLSSSIFATNQYGYPVLHKFNQSLITKFQGVNGNSLPDANGELCIIIHGMEKYVDQIKGGEGSYLEYINFLLKKGDKQLFSSHEDLSNGSINQVGHKTAHQDNSNSHNINTNHNPINSNGPVSPNFRTPRLMKPLKPHSETLSNYVYSIFEKDLAKYNMYQAAIEQALTALLSEHRTSPLTILIAGAGRGPLVDRTVLLLKKFNVLNQAKVIALEKNPQAGLYLQKRNFDLWHNKVEIVIEDMRQWRDKSVKADLCISELLGSFGCNELSPECLFAIEQHHSKPDTIFIPQSYTSYIAPIACPLIYQNLREKEGSQESPWVMHNIPYCILSSRINELWSFHHPLRKRDSEDDLFSRNAVTEFKIKHRGEIHGILGFFTAQLYNDITLSTVPDDSIVKVSKARDGAIGTHLQKEVRSPQEDSGVDSDELKDQFRKLDHTPNMHSWSPLVFPLNQPFVVTDDTELAVFLSRNHAQLDSATWYEWSVESYVYLVSSDTSLSRTTPRQTVDPRNHSSRNRENAPARNSRTSKKNETLAFDNSISDNNFSPNQENVWQSVSDIHGLTSAVHKTTEPMFNLKDAYLECTEDEDEEEEEVHIRVKTGVSTLHNANGKFFSVAL; encoded by the coding sequence ATGGGAAGCAACGTTTTTGTTGGTGTGAAACTTCCAGGTAATTCCAGCGGTGAATTTGGCGAAAGGTATGCAACCGATCCATCAAGAGTTAGTAAGCTACCGAGCAACTACGACTACGTATTACTCCCAATTACGAACGCAAGATACAGAGAAAATGTGAGGAGCCAGTTTGAAAACTTCCAGCAACAACGAAGGGCGGTCTCTGAATGCGttttgaagatcaaggaaCCGCAACTACAGGAGCTCTGCATCCCCCCCTTCAATCCTGGCAGGAAGAATGATGGACCAGCATTTATTGGCCTTCTTTCGTCCTGGCTGGAGCTCGAGAACGCAGATAACTCAGTCAGGGAGCTTTGCTATCAAGTTTTGCTCAATGAATGCAGGTACGCAAGATTTGTAGGCATTGACAAACTTATAGTGGCACCACCCCGGAAGCTTTCCGAACTGCATAGATACTCCCAGGTGATTTCAAGGCTCTTGAATGATGAGACCGTGAGTGCTTATCCTCGATTGACCCTTTCTGTATCTCTACCATTGTATGAGGATAGCGATCCATTGGCCACTTGGGAACTTTGGCATACTGTACGCAAACTGTGCAGTTATCATCCTTCATTAACCATCTCATTGGCGGTCCCTCGAATAAGGACTCCATCCCATGTACTAAACAGGTGGCTGTCCGAACCAGTCTCCTGTTTGTTGCTCTCGTCTTCCATATTTGCTACAAATCAATATGGCTATCCAGTTCTACACAAGTTTAACCAGAGCTTGATAACAAAGTTTCAAGGCGTCAATGGAAATTCGCTGCCGGATGCGAATGGCGAACTTTGTATTATCATACATGGTATGGAAAAGTATGTCGACCAAATAAAAGGCGGAGAGGGATCATACCTGGAATATATCAATTTCTTACTGAAGAAAGGCGACAAGCAACTTTTCTCATCGCATGAAGATTTGTCTAATGGATCGATTAACCAGGTTGGTCACAAAACAGCACATCAGGACAATAGTAATAGTCATAATATCAACACTAATCATAATCCAATTAATAGTAATGGACCGGTGAGTCCAAATTTCCGCACACcaagattgatgaagccgCTGAAACCGCACTCTGAGACATTGTCAAACTACGTTTACTCCATATTCGAGAAGGATCTCGCAAAATACAACATGTACCAAGCAGCTATCGAACAGGCTTTGACTGCCCTTCTTTCGGAACATAGAACCAGTCCTCTGACCATTCTTATCGCAGGTGCAGGAAGGGGACCCCTGGTAGATAGGACTGTGCTTCTGTTAAAGAAGTTCAATGTCTTAAATCAGGCTAAAGTAATCGCACTGGAAAAAAATCCTCAAGCTGGCTTATATCTACAGAAGCGCAATTTTGATCTCTGGCATAATAAAGTAGAAATAGTAATAGAGGATATGAGGCAATGGAGGGATAAATCAGTTAAAGCAGATCTCTGTATTAGTGAACTGTTAGGCTCCTTTGGGTGCAACGAACTCTCTCCTGAGTGCCTGTTTGCAATTGAACAACATCATTCGAAACCGGACACCATATTCATCCCACAATCCTATACATCCTATATCGCACCCATAGCATGCCCTTTGATTTATCAAAATCTAAGAGAAAAGGAGGGGAGTCAAGAATCTCCCTGGGTCATGCACAATATTCCTTATTGTATTTTATCCTCTAGGATTAACGAGTTATGGTCATTTCATCATCCCCTGAGGAAGAGAGATTCTGAAGACGACCTCTTCTCAAGGAACGCTGTGACGGAGTTCAAGATAAAGCATAGAGGAGAGATCCATGGTATTTTAGGGTTCTTCACTGCCCAGTTATACAATGATATTACTCTGTCAACGGTTCCTGACGATTCGATAGTCAAAGTGTCGAAAGCTCGGGATGGTGCTATTGGTACACATTTGCAGAAGGAAGTGCGCAGTCCCCAAGAGGACAGTGGTGTCGACTCTGATGAATTGAAGGATCAGTTCAGGAAGCTGGATCACACGCCTAATATGCATTCTTGGTCCCCGCTTGTGTTTCCTTTGAATCAACCATTCGTGGTGACGGATGATACCGAACTGGCTGTGTTTCTCTCCAGAAATCATGCACAACTGGACAGTGCAACTTGGTATGAATGGTCCGTCGAGAGCTATGTTTATCTAGTATCGTCAGATACATCTTTGTCGAGGACAACTCCTAGACAGACGGTCgatccaagaaatcattCATCCAGAAATCGCGAAAATGCACCAGCCAGGAATAGCAGGACCTCCAAAAAAAACGAAACCCTGGCTTTTGATAACTCCATATCGGATAATAATTTCTCGCCAAACCAAGAAAATGTATGGCAGAGCGTCAGTGATATACATGGTTTGACCAGCGCCGTGCACAAAACCACAGAGCCGATGTTCAACCTCAAAGACGCCTACTTAGAATGCACAGAagacgaggacgaagaggaggaggaagtTCACATACGGGTCAAAACTGGTGTCTCAACTCTTCATAATGCCAATGGAAAATTCTTCTCAGTCGCTCTATAA
- a CDS encoding uncharacterized protein (ancestral locus Anc_3.398) codes for MVRHIGIVEAIGGVELDLVVSKRMDDIWSQATSSVGVDGAPCDKSAVVKATTDELRKIDSEALEADPWAKLVLLMADNRPGEEELVAFRELLETVGDINDVARTGVALIHYAIVYDHAPYIELLHQQSKQPILNLLDSLVGYTPLMWCVQLNRQDCCVELFSFIDEIDFGKRSSDGLKAADMVVPGSAMAAFLDQNNFSQYERGSSGPVHLPMDGLSLNAVSAKLDRSDNIGAFGEFEEFEFDKISKNQYLELADYDIPQILDLLISLSRTHQHVTTYPAALLFQCIRYADHKLASAPLVESLIHLSLTRIIATASVEVNPESESQGDIVTQSYWLSAVSFLYYYLCRDEGFFKKYPSALQDIVNTLHTLMTEIVSATHSRLVPLMEPTLLSYTTIEDVKQTLYKRDWNFFKKRKQAKQLALLEKKRNDPRFYDDEVLRHLYPPSLEEQMKLSPMKIVQIFGALSYVLDLHQIHPLFQQQCLSTVINWFSSTLFNKIMKDKKKKALSRAHAIQIRLNLSSLETWIRNNDLTVPKPVLIDNFLWQRFPFTLVCDLNNIDLSNPPIRNVATYRPVDTDPSTDDVPIVSDTSNSLFYYQPFHEITKIHLDPVLQLLQWLQIATTLTNEESLDTTLALLPRLNPVQLLKSIDKYNYEVDESKFNSSLRKKISNAAKSRAAKEEAYLPERQSPALVLPTVAELTDAYSRSSNSRSFQPLLPMDIQDSVYEIHEENSSLRRTDSSYNLNGSKTDEQDDAEQELKYSSNGNQQDGHKADEYFKELDTPLASVQRPAWAADDEIEANPW; via the coding sequence ATGGTTCGTCATATAGGGATTGTAGAGGCAATCGGTGGTGTAGAGCTCGATTTGGTAGTCAGCAAGAGAATGGATGACATTTGGAGCCAGGCTACGTCGTCGGTTGGGGTTGATGGTGCTCCGTGCGATAAATCGGCAGTGGTGAAAGCTACAACGGATGAGCTTAGAAAAATCGATTCGGAGGCGTTGGAAGCTGATCCCTGGGCTAAGCTCGTACTTCTCATGGCCGATAATAGGCCGGGGGAGGAGGAATTGGTAGCGTTTAGAGAGTTGCTCGAGACTGTGGGGGATATAAACGACGTGGCGCGGACCGGTGTGGCATTGATTCACTATGCTATTGTCTACGATCATGCTCCGTACATCGAGCTGCTTCATCAGCAAAGCAAGCAGCCTATTTTGAATCTTTTAGACTCGTTGGTAGGATATACGCCGCTGATGTGGTGCGTCCAGCTCAACCGGCAGGACTGTTGTGTGGAGctcttctccttcatcGACGAAATAGACTTTGGCAAACGCAGCAGTGATGGTCTGAAAGCCGCGGATATGGTGGTACCAGGATCTGCAATGGCAGCATTTCTGGATCAGAATAATTTCTCACAGTACGAACGTGGATCCTCCGGTCCAGTACATTTACCAATGGATGGGCTGAGCTTAAATGCAGTATCTGCGAAACTTGATAGAAGCGATAATATTGGCGCATTTGGGGAGTTCGAGGAGTTTGAGTTCGACAAAATCTCTAAGAACCAGTACTTGGAACTGGCAGATTACGATATCCCCCAGATACTGGATTTACTGATATCGTTATCAAGAACGCACCAGCATGTCACCACATACCCTGCAGCTCTGCTTTTCCAATGCATTAGGTATGCAGATCACAAACTAGCGTCTGCTCCGCTAGTGGAGTCCCTGATTCACCTCTCTTTGACGCGGATTATAGCGACAGCCTCTGTGGAAGTGAACCCCGAGAGTGAATCACAGGGTGACATCGTGACTCAATCTTACTGGCTGAGCGCAGTATCGTTTTTGTACTACTACCTCTGCAGAGATGAGGggttcttcaagaaatacCCTTCTGCCCTGCAAGATATTGTCAATACTCTGCATACGCTGATGACAGAAATAGTCTCGGCAACTCATTCAAGATTGGTGCCGTTGATGGAGCCAACTCTGCTGTCATACACCACAATTGAAGATGTCAAACAAACACTATACAAGAGAGACtggaatttcttcaagaagagaaaacaaGCGAAGCAATTAGCGCTGTTGGAAAAAAAGAGGAATGACCCACGATTTTATGATGACGAAGTATTGAGACACTTATATCCGCCCTCtcttgaagagcagatGAAACTCTCACCTATGAAGATCGTACAAATATTCGGTGCTTTGTCCTACGTACTCGATCTGCACCAAATACATCCTCTATTCCAGCAACAATGCTTATCCACGGTTATCAACTGGTTTTCTTCGACACTTTTCAATAAGATTATGAAAGAtaagaaaaaaaaagcgTTGTCGAGGGCTCATGCCATTCAGATAAGGCTAAATTTATCCAGTTTGGAAACATGGATTCGTAATAACGACTTGACAGTGCCTAAACCGGTGCTTATAGACAACTTTTTGTGGCAAAGATTTCCATTTACTTTAGTTTGCGATCTCAATAACATTGATCTTTCCAATCCTCCTATAAGGAACGTTGCGACTTATAGACCAGTTGACACCGATCCCTCAACTGACGATGTTCCGATTGTGTCAGATACCTCGAACTCCTTATTCTATTACCAACCTTTTCATGAAATTACGAAAATTCATTTAGATCCGGTCTTGCAGCTTTTGCAATGGCTGCAAATTGCCACAACTTTGACGAATGAGGAGTCTTTGGATACAACCCTGGCACTTTTACCGCGTTTAAATCCTGTTCAGCTGCTGAAATCGATAGATAAGTACAACTATGAGGTTGACGAGAGTAAGTTTAACTCTTCGCTGAGGAAAAAAATATCAAACGCGGCGAAAAGCCGAGCCgcaaaggaagaagcatATTTACCAGAGCGACAGTCACCTGCTTTGGTGCTGCCAACGGTCGCTGAACTGACTGATGCTTACTCTCGAAGTAGTAATAGTAGATCCTTCCAACCTCTACTACCAATGGACATTCAGGACTCAGTATACGAGATTCATGAAGAGAACTCATCGCTGCGCAGAACCGATAGCTCATATAATCTCAATGGATCAAAGACGGACGAACAAGACGATGCTGAACAAGAGCTGAAATATTCAAGTAATGGCAATCAGCAGGACGGACATAAAGCTGATGAATATTTCAAGGAATTGGATACGCCGCTGGCATCTGTCCAACGCCCTGCCTGGGCggctgatgatgagataGAGGCCAATCCTTGGTGA
- the AGP2 gene encoding Agp2p (ancestral locus Anc_3.397), with the protein MMSGSFKKQSEVKLQQVEGDELESLPTNGGVAMVKNDYEEGLLEDNDNVPKTQYIHSTQTFRRLKNRHVQLIAISGVIGTALFVAIGKALYKGGPASLLIAFAVWSVPILCITVSTAEMVCFLPVSSPFLRLAAKCVDDSLAVMANWNFWFLQCVQIPFEIVSVNTIIHYWRDDYSAAITLVVQIVLYLLISICTVKYYGELEFWLASFKILLALGLFLFTFITMLGGNPKHDRYGFRYWGETPFKKYYPDGDTSAGAAVGYLQGFLACLIQASFTIAGGEYISMLAGEVELPRKAMPRAFRQVFVRLTFLFLGSCLCVGIVCSSNSPDLTAAIDESRPGAGSSPYVIAMNNLGIRVLPDIVNAALITAAFSSGNAYTYCSSRTLYGMALDGYAPSIFARCNRFGVPIYAVGVSLIWGLISLLQLNENSAVVLNWLINLITASQLINFAVLCITYLFFRRVYLLQQNSLPPLPFKSWWQPYTAIFGLVCAIAMILLQGYTVFFPSLWNVRDFLFCYLMVFIDIGIYIGYKFLWKRGLDTFKDPKTVDFTEELREIELHEIDHSYEKFRHFHAA; encoded by the coding sequence ATGATGAGTGGAAGCTTTAAGAAGCAGAGTGAGGTGAAGTTGCAGCAAGTGGAGGGCGACGAATTGGAAAGCCTTCCGACCAACGGGGGTGTTGCAATGGTGAAGAATGACTACGAGGAGGGGCTGTTGGAAGATAACGATAATGTGCCGAAAACGCAATATATACATTCGACGCAGACTTTTCGGCGATTGAAGAATAGACATGTCCAATTGATAGCGATTTCTGGTGTTATAGGGACGGCGTTGTTTGTTGCGATTGGAAAAGCGCTTTACAAAGGTGGTCCCGCATCGTTATTGATAGCGTTCGCGGTATGGTCTGTTCCAATTCTGTGTATCACTGTTTCGACTGCGGAAATGGTGTGCTTCTTGCCTGTCAGTTCGCCTTTTCTAAGACTGGCAGCGAAGTGCGTGGATGACTCCTTGGCAGTGATGGCCAATTGGAACTTTTGGTTCCTGCAATGCGTGCAAATTCCGTTTGAGATCGTGTCTGTGAACACGATCATCCACTATTGGCGTGACGACTACTCGGCAGCCATCACGTTGGTGGTGCAGATTGTGCTTTACCTGCTGATCTCGATCTGTACAGTCAAGTACTACGGAGAGCTGGAATTCTGGCTGgcctctttcaagatcctTCTTGCCCTGGGGCTTTTCCTGTTCACCTTCATCACCATGCTGGGTGGCAATCCGAAGCATGACCGCTATGGATTCAGGTATTGGGGAGAGACGCCCTTCAAGAAATACTACCCTGATGGGGACACATCCGCTGGTGCCGCTGTGGGCTACCTGCAAGGCTTCCTGGCTTGTCTGATCCAGGCGTCCTTCACCATCGCTGGTGGGGAATACATCTCGATGCTGGCGGGTGAAGTGGAATTGCCGCGCAAAGCAATGCCACGGGCGTTCAGGCAGGTTTTCGTAAGGCTCACGTTTCTGTTTCTGGGCAGCTGTCTCTGTGTCGGTATCGTATGTTCCTCGAACAGTCCCGACCTGACAGCGGCGATCGATGAGTCGAGGCCAGGTGCCGGTTCCTCGCCGTACGTGATCGCGATGAATAATCTCGGGATTAGAGTGCTACCTGACATCGTCAACGCAGCTTTGATAACCGCAGCCTTCTCCTCCGGTAACGCCTATACCTACTGTTCGTCCCGGACACTCTACGGTATGGCCCTGGACGGCTATGCGCCCAGCATTTTCGCCAGATGCAACAGATTCGGGGTGCCGATATATGCTGTCGGCGTTTCGCTAATATGGGGTCTAATCAGCCTTCTGCAGCTGAATGAGAACAGCGCTGTGGTGTTAAACTGGCTGATCAACCTGATAACAGCGTCGCAGCTGATCAATTTCGCCGTACTCTGCATAACGTACCTATTCTTCAGACGAGTCTACCTGCTCCAACAGAATTCGCTGCCTCCGTTGCCTTTCAAGTCCTGGTGGCAGCCTTACACTGCCATCTTCGGACTCGTCTGTGCTATCGCAATGATTCTCCTGCAAGGGTATACCGTGTTTTTCCCCAGCCTATGGAACGTCAGGGACTTTTTATTCTGCTATCTCATGGTCTTTATCGATATCGGTATCTACATTGGCTACAAGTTCCTCTGGAAGCGTGGTTTAGATACGTTCAAGGATCCCAAAACAGTCGATTTCACGGAAGAATTAAGAGAAATAGAATTACACGAGATTGACCACTCATACGAAAAATTCCGCCACTTCCATGCAGCATAA
- a CDS encoding uncharacterized protein (similar to Lachancea kluyveri SAKL0B08690g; ancestral locus Anc_3.396a), with translation MKAVCRRNGLKRYRCQKHSCGEERELYDRSTIQKLTEIFDFDYPASKEVLQAKQLFGSDSGGSRYDCSQCSGNSVPDELQYTPLETFSSPSYPLSLPPPGSDEDIQPVPSERRHENLRSLQEYVSAFVSAERRLLLHDLLSGDIYDS, from the coding sequence ATGAAGGCAGTTTGTAGGCGCAATGGATTGAAGCGGTATAGATGCCAAAAACATAGCTGTGGAGAAGAGCGCGAATTGTATGACAGATCGACGATCCAGAAACTAACGgagatcttcgatttcgatTATCCTGCGAGCAAGGAGGTGTTGCAAGCAAAGCAGCTCTTCGGGAGCGATTCGGGCGGCTCGAGATACGATTGCAGTCAATGCAGTGGAAATTCTGTTCCAGATGAATTGCAGTATACTCCTTTGGAGACGTTCAGCAGCCCGTCTTACCCACTTTCGCTGCCGCCACCAGGATCAGACGAGGATATCCAACCTGTTCCATCGGAAAGGCGACATGAGAACTTGCGGTCTCTCCAGGAGTACGTTTCCGCGTTCGTGAGCGCCGAAAGGCGGTTACTATTGCATGATCTGCTTTCTGGCGACATCTATGATAGCTGA